Proteins found in one Halobaculum sp. MBLA0147 genomic segment:
- the folP gene encoding dihydropteroate synthase has translation MHYDEATNFLFDLRRFQVDPGTASVRALLAELGDPHETPTVVQVAGSNGKGSVARMVASVLRETDRRVGLYTSPHFEDLRERIRVDGRPIPEAAVTEFVEEVRPWLVERAADGEPLTFFEVVTAMALWRFDRADVDVAVLEAGMGGELDATSVVEPDAAAVTNVALEHTSVLGETVPEIARSFAPVTPADAPLVTAASGEGLATLREAVDELVTVAGPGVESDVTRNADGDDSADTTPEPAGPTIRTSYEGRESHQESRIGLDAADWELSARLPLLGAYQATNAGVATALLRQLGVTDTGTIQRGLRNATWPGRFEVVETEPTVVLDGAHNPAACAALADTVAEFDHGDCHVVFGAMHDKDHGEMAAALPSAATVRTCTPGSSRAADPAALARVFERETDATVYRGDGGVDGRGDGHGTAADEGVGDESDDTAATGGDGGIGGEGVDDSVVAALAAARADAAPEDLVLLTGSLYCVAAARAEWTRTVTRRQVDDGADAREVLDGVHATPETVTRRAAETVHEVVETRLDGERARTLRDAANDADVTVAASGFDDPGRTVRVVLAGTHAGFRRLCGALRDRGLAFHGVADDLGDAVFGEGDRDGRTGRTERDRDDADDAAESYPWETGTAVMGVLNVTPDSFHDGGEYYDIEDAVAGARELVAAGVDVVDVGGESTRPGADPVPVDEEIERIVPVIEAVTDAEPDVLVSADTRKPAVAEAALDAGADVLNDVTGLADPEMRFLAAERDVPVIVMHSIDAPVVPDKEVEYDDVVRDVIAELRERVLLAEEAGVPRENVIVDPGLGFGKTAAESFELLGRVDEFHALGCPVLIGHSHKSMFEFVDGETGDALPETVAGTAVAAANGADLVRVHDARENVQAVRVAAAAADPDGFAERFHGGE, from the coding sequence ATGCACTACGACGAGGCGACGAACTTCCTCTTCGACCTCCGTCGCTTCCAGGTCGACCCGGGGACGGCGTCCGTCCGGGCGTTGCTGGCGGAGCTGGGCGACCCCCACGAGACGCCGACGGTCGTCCAGGTCGCGGGGTCGAACGGGAAGGGGAGCGTCGCGCGGATGGTCGCGTCCGTCCTGCGGGAGACGGACCGGCGCGTCGGGCTGTACACGTCGCCGCACTTCGAGGACCTCCGCGAGCGAATCCGCGTCGACGGGCGGCCCATCCCGGAGGCGGCCGTGACGGAGTTCGTCGAAGAGGTCCGCCCGTGGCTGGTCGAGCGGGCCGCGGACGGGGAGCCGTTGACCTTCTTCGAGGTCGTCACCGCGATGGCGCTGTGGCGATTCGACCGCGCGGACGTGGACGTGGCCGTCTTGGAGGCCGGGATGGGGGGAGAACTCGACGCGACGAGCGTCGTCGAACCGGACGCGGCCGCCGTGACGAACGTCGCACTCGAACACACGTCCGTGCTCGGGGAGACGGTCCCGGAGATCGCCCGTAGCTTCGCTCCGGTCACACCCGCCGACGCGCCGCTGGTCACCGCCGCGAGCGGCGAGGGGTTGGCGACGCTCCGTGAGGCGGTCGACGAACTGGTCACCGTCGCCGGGCCTGGTGTCGAGAGCGACGTGACTCGGAACGCGGACGGCGACGACTCGGCCGACACGACCCCAGAGCCGGCGGGACCCACGATCCGTACGAGCTACGAGGGCCGGGAGAGCCACCAGGAGTCGCGGATCGGACTGGACGCAGCCGACTGGGAGTTGTCGGCGCGACTGCCGCTGTTGGGGGCCTACCAGGCGACGAACGCGGGCGTCGCGACGGCGCTGCTCCGCCAACTAGGCGTGACGGACACGGGAACGATCCAGCGTGGGTTGCGGAACGCGACGTGGCCGGGCCGGTTCGAGGTGGTGGAGACGGAGCCGACAGTCGTGTTGGACGGCGCGCACAACCCGGCCGCGTGTGCGGCGTTGGCCGACACCGTCGCGGAGTTCGACCACGGCGACTGTCACGTCGTGTTCGGAGCGATGCACGACAAGGATCACGGGGAGATGGCCGCGGCGCTCCCGTCGGCGGCGACGGTCCGCACCTGTACACCCGGCTCGTCCCGAGCGGCCGACCCCGCCGCCTTGGCTCGCGTCTTCGAACGAGAGACGGACGCGACGGTGTACCGTGGCGACGGGGGTGTCGACGGACGCGGAGACGGACACGGAACTGCCGCCGACGAGGGTGTGGGCGACGAGAGTGACGACACCGCAGCTACTGGCGGCGACGGCGGTATCGGTGGCGAGGGTGTCGACGACTCCGTGGTGGCGGCGCTGGCGGCGGCCAGGGCGGACGCGGCTCCCGAGGATCTGGTCCTCCTCACCGGTTCGCTGTACTGTGTCGCCGCCGCCCGCGCCGAGTGGACGCGGACGGTGACACGCCGCCAGGTCGACGACGGCGCGGACGCCCGCGAGGTGTTGGACGGCGTCCACGCCACACCCGAGACCGTCACCAGGCGGGCGGCGGAGACGGTCCACGAGGTCGTCGAGACGCGCCTGGACGGGGAGCGCGCCCGGACGCTCCGGGACGCCGCGAACGACGCCGACGTGACGGTCGCCGCGAGCGGGTTCGACGACCCCGGTCGGACAGTGCGGGTCGTCCTCGCCGGCACCCACGCGGGGTTCCGGCGACTGTGTGGTGCCCTCCGGGACCGCGGGCTGGCGTTCCACGGCGTGGCCGACGACCTCGGAGACGCAGTGTTCGGGGAGGGGGACCGCGACGGCCGCACTGGGCGAACGGAGAGAGACCGCGACGATGCGGACGACGCGGCCGAGTCGTACCCGTGGGAGACCGGCACGGCGGTGATGGGCGTGTTGAACGTCACGCCGGACTCCTTCCACGACGGCGGCGAGTACTACGACATCGAGGACGCGGTCGCCGGAGCACGGGAGTTGGTCGCGGCGGGCGTCGACGTGGTCGACGTGGGCGGCGAGAGCACCCGTCCCGGCGCGGACCCGGTCCCGGTCGACGAGGAGATCGAGCGGATCGTCCCCGTGATCGAGGCCGTCACGGACGCCGAGCCGGACGTGCTCGTCTCGGCCGACACGCGCAAGCCGGCGGTCGCCGAGGCGGCACTCGACGCCGGGGCGGACGTGCTCAACGACGTGACCGGGCTCGCGGACCCGGAGATGCGCTTTCTCGCCGCCGAGCGGGACGTGCCGGTGATCGTGATGCACAGCATCGACGCGCCGGTGGTGCCGGACAAGGAGGTGGAGTACGACGACGTGGTGCGGGACGTGATCGCCGAGTTGCGCGAGCGGGTCCTGCTCGCGGAGGAGGCGGGCGTCCCACGGGAGAACGTGATCGTCGACCCCGGCCTCGGATTCGGGAAGACGGCCGCCGAGAGCTTCGAACTGTTGGGTCGCGTCGACGAGTTCCACGCGCTCGGCTGTCCGGTGTTGATCGGCCACTCTCACAAGTCGATGTTCGAGTTCGTCGACGGCGAGACGGGTGACGCACTCCCGGAGACGGTCGCCGGGACGGCCGTCGCGGCGGCCAACGGCGCCGACCTGGTTCGGGTCCACGACGCCCGCGAGAACGTCCAGGCGGTGCGTGTCGCCGCCGCGGCGGCCGACCCGGACGGGTTCGCAGAACGGTTCCACGGCGGTGAGTGA
- a CDS encoding mandelate racemase/muconate lactonizing enzyme family protein, giving the protein MARDYESLHDPNAEYTMRELSAETMGATAKRGGGRDVEITDVQCTMVDGNFPWTLVRIYTDAGIVGTGEAYWGAGVPELIERMTPFLRGENPLDIDRLYEHLIQKMSGEGTVEGVTVTAIAGIEIALHDLAGKILEVPAYQLLGGKYRDEVRVYNDCHTEAEADPEACADEAERVVEELGYDALKFDLDVPSGHEKDRANRHLRPGEIRHKAEIVEKVTERVKDRADVAFDCHWTFSGGSAKRLADAIEEYDVWWLEDPVPPENLEVQEEVTKSTTTPIAVGENRYRVTEERRLIETQAVDIVAPDLPKVGGMRETRKIADVANQYYVPVAMHNVSSPVATMASAQVGAAIPNSLAVEFHSYELDWWGDLVEEDVIVDGSVEIPEEPGLGVTLDMDVVEAHMVEGETLFDPA; this is encoded by the coding sequence ATGGCGAGAGACTACGAGTCGCTCCACGATCCGAACGCGGAGTACACGATGCGGGAACTCTCCGCGGAGACGATGGGTGCGACCGCGAAGCGCGGGGGCGGCCGCGACGTGGAGATCACGGACGTACAGTGTACGATGGTCGACGGGAACTTCCCGTGGACGCTCGTCCGGATCTACACGGACGCCGGGATCGTCGGGACCGGCGAGGCGTACTGGGGTGCGGGCGTGCCGGAGTTGATCGAGCGGATGACGCCGTTCCTCCGCGGGGAGAACCCGCTGGACATCGACCGGCTGTACGAGCACCTGATCCAGAAGATGTCCGGCGAGGGAACCGTCGAGGGGGTCACCGTCACCGCGATCGCCGGGATCGAGATCGCACTCCACGACCTCGCGGGGAAGATCCTCGAGGTGCCCGCCTACCAGCTGCTCGGCGGGAAGTACCGCGACGAGGTGCGCGTGTACAACGACTGTCACACCGAGGCGGAGGCGGACCCCGAGGCGTGTGCCGACGAGGCCGAGCGCGTCGTCGAGGAGTTGGGGTACGACGCCCTGAAGTTCGACCTGGACGTACCCTCGGGCCACGAGAAGGACCGCGCGAACCGCCACCTGCGACCGGGCGAGATTCGGCACAAGGCGGAGATCGTCGAGAAAGTGACCGAGCGCGTGAAGGACCGCGCGGACGTGGCGTTCGACTGTCACTGGACGTTCTCGGGCGGGAGCGCGAAGCGGCTCGCGGACGCCATCGAGGAGTACGACGTGTGGTGGCTCGAAGACCCCGTGCCGCCGGAGAACCTCGAGGTCCAAGAGGAGGTCACGAAGTCCACGACGACGCCCATCGCCGTCGGGGAGAACCGCTACCGAGTGACGGAGGAGCGACGCCTGATCGAGACCCAGGCGGTCGACATCGTCGCGCCGGACCTGCCGAAGGTCGGTGGGATGCGCGAGACGCGGAAGATAGCGGACGTGGCGAACCAGTACTACGTGCCGGTGGCGATGCACAACGTCTCTTCGCCGGTGGCGACGATGGCCTCCGCACAGGTCGGCGCGGCGATCCCCAACTCGCTGGCCGTGGAGTTCCACTCCTACGAACTCGACTGGTGGGGTGACCTCGTAGAGGAGGACGTGATCGTCGACGGCTCCGTCGAGATTCCAGAAGAACCCGGGTTGGGCGTGACGCTGGACATGGACGTGGTGGAAGCGCACATGGTCGAGGGTGAGACGTTGTTCGACCCGGCGTAG